The DNA segment GTCTCATGTGTTGGGGCTTTGGTCTCCTCATGTGTGGGGATTTGTTTTTGGAGGCCTTAGGACATGACGACTATTGTATTCAAATTCAATTTTGTGTATGAATGAAATTTTAATGTGAAAAAATGTTAATCAACAAAAGGAACGAGTATTTTCACAAAATGTTAATCAACAAAAATGTTAAAGTAATATAGAAACTATTGTCTgaaaacattaaatataattaagctTTTTATTCATAGGTTTTAGAATCCATATCTATCTCCCCCATATTTATTACTTGCACACACAAACAACTGATTTATTTTTCAcaaaaatgttaatttatagttttatactAGTACTACTCCATGTAtccataaatataatttataattatttaataaaaggAACACATGTATAAATTTATAGTCGACGAGAACAATGTCTTTTATCAATCTAAATTTATTCACTGATATGATCTCACACCATTTTCATATAAACTCATGTCCATGTGTTTTGGTTCACTTATTCATCACTCTCATCATCTGAATGATTGTTCACAGATTGTTCACATGAGATACATATGTGTAGTGGCCCTTCCCAAATCCTATTCTTCGTAGTCAATGTTCCAATGAATAAAGTTTTGAAGTCtcattgttaaaaatattaacatttaTTTGCTTTgagatatttaaaaattaatttaaagctTTCTATTTTTCCTTCCAAACAACACTAAACATATATTCAATAACTGAACGTAGTGACACATGCCATATGTTAAACATTTTACGGGTTTTTAGGCTcactatttaaaaattttggaaatGTATTGAGTATTTCTACTCTTTCTATTTGATATGGAGCTAAATAACCACAATTTTCATAACCAAAATCTACAGAACAATATTTTTCCTTCTAGAAGATGGggaaaaattaaatcattttgtATAGTAGTTTCCAGAATTTGAGGGTCATGTGTTGATTCTACCATTCCAATGAAACAATATGTAAATAGCATGTCATGACCACAAATTCCCAAAAATTAGGACGTGGAGATGCTCTTATCTCTTTCCTATAACATAGTAGAAACACTGTTGCTAAAACGTAAGTGACTTCATGGCCCAATGGATAAGGCGCTGGTCTACGAAACCAGAGATTCTGGGTTCGATCCCCAGTGAAGTCGCACACTTTTTATCTctttccaaatttttaaaacctTCAGAGGCATCCGGAAGCTTCTCTCCATTAAAGTCAATTTTCTTGTGAGAACAATAAGGAGTAGCTTCTCGATCTCATCTCCTTGAGGAGACGATGTCTATTTACAGAATCGCTAGAGCCTTGTCCTTCTCGGGGATCTTCAGGTTCAGTTGTTCTTACTTCTTAATTGCCTTCCTCTTCActtacctctttttttttttttgaacaaccctCTTCACTTACCTCTACCTCGCTTGAACATGATATTGTAAGACAGCACATGTTTTTTGTATGTTGGAATGCTAAGATTTCAATTTACAGGCAGCTTGAGCAAGAAGCTGAATGAGGCAGCGCATGTTGACAATTAGACCACGTCACTGGTGCCATCGCGGTAGAGTTGGGTCACGTGTCGGGGCTACTATTATTATGgactttattaatttttaagttATTATGGGTTTAGTTATTAACATGGCTTTATTGTTAGATTAGGATTTtcattagttttattatttaagcTTTGTAAACAGTTTTGATAACAAAAGAGAGATAGTTATCTCTTTTACCTTATTCTTGGATAGAGCTAACACAACGTCTCCTAAGAATCAATAGGTTAATTGCTTTATATGTAGCTTCAGCTACACCACTGAACTCAGCTACACCACTGAACTGAAACTGTGCTCAATGTTCATACAACACAAGTTCACTGCTCAAGAGTTTCGTGAAGAAAAAGCTACAGTGTGTAAAGCTGTCGTGAATTGGCGAAGACATTCCAAGCTTGAGCATGCAAATGGTGTTTTAAACCATttcatctatttatttattttttctctataaGTGAAGAAGTGAACTTTATCTActtttgtttccttctttttttaataaatacattTCATTTTGTTAAACAATCCTTAGATATAtcaatgaaaaacaaaactttttctctattaattttattaataagcATTGCTGATACATTTCTTCAGCGTACATTAGATTGATTCAACATGTATTGTAATTGATATAGCACACTCGCACTTGTTCAAAACATAACAGTGCATGCATGGTAGAAACCCAAAAAAGGCAAAACaagtatgtaaatatataatcttcTCGTGACTTGGACTTAAACCCATATGGCTCCAGCTCTTTTTAGCAATGCGGCTAGTTGGTTCTTGACTTGGAGAGTCATTACCTGGTTAGCCCCACCGATTAACTGTTCCCCTATGAACACAGCTGGTACACTCGGCTTACACCCCATCTGTTTCAATGCTTTCTCCATTTCCTGACCGTTTGACAGCTGGTCAAGCTCGTACACTGTCATCTTTGCCCCAAATCCTGAGATCAGCGTTTGAATTGAATGGCTCATGCAGCAAGTGCTTTTGGTGAAAATCACCACTGGTTTGTCAGCAACTAAACTTCTAATGTTTTCCATTGAATGTAGGACTTGATTAATTGTAAGAGGATCTCTATGGTTGTTTTTGCTTTGATGTTTCTAACAAGTAAGTAAGCCTATTTATAGAGTTATATGTTTGGAGAAGGATAAGATTGCATAAATCAGAtcttttacttctttttgtTCCTTCCCCATGTGTTGTGCCCTTTGGCGTTTGCTAAAAACTGCATGAGCCTTAGATTCTTTCCTTTTTCAATATCAGAACCAAGTGGCATATACAGTCATGagaatttcttcttttttttttgcttaatacGGAAATATCCTTGCCCTATGGTTTAGTAGTGATCCACGGATCCAAGAAGGTACGCAACAGTGTGATTATGTATGCTCTATGTTGCTTTTTTGGTTGGGTTGCAACATCTTTTTGCTTTTGGTGCAATCAACTGAGGTGGAGATTGGATTATGGTTTATCCAGTTAGATGCCTATCTTTTCAAAGCAACAATAGATTCCTCCAGGCTCGAAAGAAACGGAAAgcaagaaaggaaaaaaaagaggatTGTCTTTGAGATATTTTTTTCTGCTAGTGTGACCTGGAGTCTAGAGAGCAAAAGCGACGCAAGATCTTGCTTTTAGCTCTTACATTATCTTCAAAACCATTTTTCAAGTTGTGCATTCACAAATTTCTGAATGTGAGCGTTTGTCTTAACTCTTAAGAGTCTTCTTTGTTGTTGCCGAGGATAAGAATAGATTGCTCATTGCAGCAGAATTGAAAAGGAAAGCATGATTTTTAGATTTGGAAATCCACAGAAATGAGGAATCTATGGCAGATTCGGTGATAAGGCCATGTGTCTGTTTTTCTTCACCATGATTGATTTAGTACACTGTACACATTTTTTAGCACACTTGTGGGTGATAAAAATCTCAAGATTCGGTTGGAACAACTTGTGTAGGATAATATTCACGTCCAGATATCTAGAACAGTCTACTAGATTTGGCTAAAGGTCATCTGATCATAATATTTATCTTTGCAGAATTGCCACAATCATGTTCTGTAATGAAAACCTGGAATTGTATCAGAATTAAGTATACTATATATGGTTCTCGTTTGAAAATTGAAGTTGATCCTTGAAAGCCAAGAAACATTAACGAAAAATAGAATTTCAGTAGATCATGAAACTTTGTGAGAAAGCTGGCTTTCTATTGCTCGGTAAATGCAATGCCCATTTGG comes from the Brassica napus cultivar Da-Ae chromosome A7, Da-Ae, whole genome shotgun sequence genome and includes:
- the LOC106356879 gene encoding monothiol glutaredoxin-S6, producing MENIRSLVADKPVVIFTKSTCCMSHSIQTLISGFGAKMTVYELDQLSNGQEMEKALKQMGCKPSVPAVFIGEQLIGGANQVMTLQVKNQLAALLKRAGAIWV